From the genome of Ziziphus jujuba cultivar Dongzao chromosome 4, ASM3175591v1:
GTAACACAATGGATGATTTTTCTGAGTAAGGTCTCgtggttttcttcttttattttaaagatttaaagttttgttaattatttgttatCCACATTGCTAAACTCTGAGATAAATTGTGTTTGGCATGATagaaaacagagaaagaaagagaataaagaaaggaaaataaaagagaaaaataaaaagaagtttcgtgatttttctatttcagttaaaactaaaaccaaCTGATACAAGCCTAACACTGGTATTTATACTAACAGAATGATTCATGCTCTAATACAATACAACCAGTCACACATAAGTTCTGGTACAACTAAACATAACAGCAACTCTAGTCTTCCACGTGTTCAGGATAAGATAAAAACTCCAACACACAAAAATGTAGAAACTTGGTTAATAGGAGTGTTTACTGTTATCCCTATGTTTTAGATGTATGTTATCGCATGTACTAGGAGTTTGTTGTCGCTTGGAGTTATTTACTCCATGTCTAAAGTTATTGCAGTTCTGTTGCTGTTATATTGGTGCTGtgttgcctatttaaaggcttctattaattcaattcaattcatagTTTCCATGtaaaatttttggtgttgatatttgcttatttttgtgtattttcaatatttattttggtttttttgactAACTCATTTAATtgcacaaaaaaggaaaaaggaattaTTCAGctgcattatattttattgttatctGTATGGCTTTTTCCCAACATGTTGCACATATGCAGATGAAGCCAGTCTAACGAATGGATTTCTGGACACGGTTATCGATTGGATTCCGGGATTCGAAGGCATACGTTTGAAGGATTTTTCATCCTTCATTCGAACAACAAATCCAAATGAAACTCTGCTCGATTACTCTTCCACATCAACCGTCGAACTTGAGAAAGCTTCAGCTCTCATTTTGCATACTTTCGATGCTTTGGAGTCACATGTTCTGAAGGCAGTCTCATCTATGTATCCCCATACCTACGCCATCGGTCCTCTCCAACGTCTTCTCGATCGCGTACCGGAAAACTCATCGGAAAAAGTCGGATACCATCTTTGGAAAGAAGACACGGAGTGTCTCAAATGGCTCGACACGAAGCCACCGAACTCGGTCCTCTATGTGAATTTCGGAAGCATAGCAGTGACGACGCCACAGCAGCTTGTCGAGTTTGGTATGGGGCTTGCCAATAGCAAGCAGAACTTCTTGTGGATAATTAGGCCCGATTTGGTCACCGGAGAATCTGCCATTTTGCCGGCGGAGCTCGCAGTGGAGACTAAAGAAAGAGGGAAAATAGCAAGCTGGTGTCCACAAGAGCAGGTCCTGAACCATCCTTCCGTTGGAGGGTTTTTGACACACTGTGGCTGGAATTCAATCGTTGAGAGTTTATCTGCCGGAGTTCCCATGCTGTGTTGGCCATTTTTCGCCGAGCAACAAACGAATTGCAGATACAGTTGCGTCGAATGGGAGGTTGGCATGGAGATTGATAACGATGTGAAGAGACATGAAGTTGAAAAGCTTGTGAGAGAGTTAATGGAGGGAGACAAgggtaagaaaatgaaaagcaaaGCCTTGGAATGGAAGAAACTTGTGGAACATGCCACTGGTCCCAATGGTTCGTCGTCTATAAACTTAGATAGGTTGGTGAACCAAGTGCTTTTAAAGAATCAAAATtagaagctatatatatatatatatatatataaagtgaaAGAAATGGCATATATCTAACTAACTAGTCtgctttctttattattaagcatggaattttcctttttatatatttcaaggcgtaataaatttagaatatttgtatttggttattaaataaataaaaatgatgtgTATATGCTTTATTCCTGGTTTTATAAccgtttttatttaataacaaataacatgacgtgcttattaattataaaaataatataatattataatgtataaattagtaTATTTAATACTtggaaagtaaaattttaagctaaaaatatactttattatagatatatttttttaaaaagaaaaagagagaaaaactgggaaaaaaaatggcagaaaagtaaatttggaatgATGAGAACTTAAAATTGATAAGGATAAAGGTTGGCCGTCAGTCAAAGAGATAATAGAGAATAgcaggaaaggaaagaaataataagGAAGGATTCAAGTATGAAAAGGAATCCATCAAAGGAAAATATCTCTCCGTTGGTTATTGA
Proteins encoded in this window:
- the LOC107416779 gene encoding 7-deoxyloganetin glucosyltransferase-like, which translates into the protein MGSIAAANKKPHAVFIPYPTQSHIKALLKLSKLLHHRGFHITFVNTEFNHRRFLKSQGPNSLDGLPDFRFEAIPDGLPLSEEDATQDIILLCQYIRKRAMVAPFLELLTKLNHRATTSNINPPVTCIVSDGLMMYTTEVAEKIGVPDLKFFPFSACGFMGFRHSRTLMEKGIIPLKDEASLTNGFLDTVIDWIPGFEGIRLKDFSSFIRTTNPNETLLDYSSTSTVELEKASALILHTFDALESHVLKAVSSMYPHTYAIGPLQRLLDRVPENSSEKVGYHLWKEDTECLKWLDTKPPNSVLYVNFGSIAVTTPQQLVEFGMGLANSKQNFLWIIRPDLVTGESAILPAELAVETKERGKIASWCPQEQVLNHPSVGGFLTHCGWNSIVESLSAGVPMLCWPFFAEQQTNCRYSCVEWEVGMEIDNDVKRHEVEKLVRELMEGDKGKKMKSKALEWKKLVEHATGPNGSSSINLDRLVNQVLLKNQN